GTCAGGTTCCTGAACCTCCGGCCCACTCCAGCCCACCAGGCCGACCCCTCCCCACACAGCCCACTGCTCTATACAACACAAGAAGTCATCCCAGAGCCGTTTAAAAGGTCAGCAGGACTACACTACAGCCTGCCTTGACATTTGATTGGGAGAGGTAAATATCTTCGAGTGGTTGAGATGGGCTGAGTCCTCGTGCACTGCTTCAAAGAGCAATGTGAATGGGAGATACTCTGGGTTGCTTCCTCCCGGTGAACTCCTATTCACTGGGTCTTCTTTTAACAGGGCTTTACTGAAGCTGTATAGACCTTTTGGGTTGTTATTAgtctcactacacactaccattCATTGTCTCTGACAGCATCCTGTTTTGATATGCAGATATATGCTGGCCGGTCAAATTGCTAGTTATGTTTATGTGGAGGTGGACAACCTTGAGAGGTTTGTGTGTACGTGCGTTTGTGCGAATAGTTGAAATTATTCATCTGGTGTGGGTGTGTATTGTGTTGTGGCCTCAACAAGGACAGGAGGGCACCGTGGTGGGTCATCTGGGCCCTGCCGCCTGCCAGTCCCttcccctccttcccccctccgcCTCTCCAGCCCGCTCCCTCTGGCCACCGCCTTGTGTGCAGCGTGCTCTGGCGGCTAAAGGCGCTCGTTAAAGGCCATAACTTATCTCACGTTTGAAGCTAATGGGAGGAATACTGGCCGCAGTGAAAAAGAAATGAcatttctccccccctctccctgccctcctAACCTGCAGCGTAATATAGCAGCGGTGAGGGTATGCATTACAGATCTGAGGCCTTAGAATTTATCTGTGCTGCACTACGCTGACTGATGCATTTGAAAATAATGTACTGGAGCCAGAGCATAACAGGGACCCCGTAACTAATGGACAGCTCTCGCCCCGTGGCCGGCACTGTATATCATTCAGCTGTACTACCTCATCAAGCCCCGGCCCTGCACACAGTGCAATATATCCCCTCCCCCTCCGcccttccttctttctctctttttaattctcattctctctcatgaTGCCCTCTTACTAATTAATACATAAGCCTACCTTCATAATGTGCTGTCGTTGCTCTCTGTGAACGAGGAACCGTATTAATCGTTGAGATTGATGCACCAAAGTCTACTCTGAAAGCCGTCATTGTGTTTCCTTCATAATAACTGAGATGTTTTGAGGCCTAGTTACTGAGTCATTTTACTTTGACCAATCAGATATCAGAGCATAAGACACTGTATCTGCGACATTAAAACAAGTTTCACATTTTTGTCATCTGCATTAGttcagtgaaatgcctttcttgtttGCTCTTTCCCGACAATGCGATAATCAATATCAGCAGTACTATAAtcttttaaaataaaaaagtgaagtagaacaaaaacacacaagaaatataAATAAGAGGCCAcaagaaagtaagtaagctatatacagggtcggttccagggtcagtgccaataccatatttacaatgtgcagggatccTGGAGTGGTAGgtttagatatgtataggggtaaggtgactaggcaacaggatatatgaTAAATGTACAGTGGCAAGGGTTGTTCTTTATAATGGTTGAATATGTAAAAACATTTGAAAGATTGGTGGAGTGGGTCAGATCAGAGTAGATAAACAGGTTGAATATGCAGGTTGAATCACTTTTCAACCATAATATAACTGCTTGATCATTTATCTTTTAGGCCCCCTATTTCCTCTCACTTGTTTCATCTCCCTTTTCACAGCTCATTTTTATTTAATGGTGTTTATGTTTAATAGCTGTATCAGACAGTAGTCGCTCACTGCCCTTTTCCAGACAAATCAAGGTATAGAAAGAGGGAAAGGCCAAATGAATTCCATCCAGCgagaggtcagagagacagacagagagtgcaTAGCAATGCCGGACCCCCGGGACGACCATAAAGAGTttcagtatatttttttaaagaaaacaccCTGACAAAATGAGGATGTCTGCTTTGAAATGCATTAATAATCAGTAGTGGACTGTTTTGTTCTAGGATATGAAATAGGATTGAAATTCCCTAGTCTTGGGGAGGGCAGGACTGGGCGAGAGAGGGGGGTAGTGGTGGGGAGTTGAGGGCCTTAGAGAGAGTTAAAGAAAGGCAGAGGGTGGAATAAGAAGTGTGTTGGTGTGAGCGAAGTTGAGGAGGCCTCTTCCTTCCTGCTCTCCTTCCGTCTTGCTTTCCGTCCAGGTGCACAGGGCAGGGGGAAGAGAAGCCAGGAAGAGGCTCTCATTATTTCTGGTTTCCGGTTTCTCTTAATGGAATGCTCTGGATGGTAGTGGGTGTTTGAACCCTCAGCGTGTTTCCCATGTTCCTCTCTCCGTGATAACGCCTGTTCTCTAACAAAGATGCCTCTGACTCACTcttaggaagagaggaggaaaatgAGGAATATTTGAACAGTTATGGCCTATCTTAGAGCATGATGAAAAAGACTTGAAAgctttgtctttctctccccttctatCCTAATCGTAAATTCATAGAATAACTAATGAAATGAAACCTGTAGGAAGTATGCCATTGTATGCCATTTTGGTGTTGTGCTGATTTTATAATACAGTAGAATCCTTAAGTGGAGGAAATCTCTATTATTAAAGTGTAACATAATTATAATACTTTGTAATTGGAAAATGCATTGCGGTGTATAATAAAAGACTGTGTGGTGGTCAAGTGCAGTCTCAAGCAGATTCTCCTCCTCTGATGATGTATGAAGGTCAGACGTCAGCATTCCCGCTGCCTAATCTCTCTGTATAAACATATAGGCAACGGCTCTGGGCTGTTTCCATACTGAAGACCTGGCCCACTGTCTACCACAGGGGAAATACCTGTTTGTCATCACAAATACATAATTCACTTAAATTCATTTTAGTAACTCGGCTGTAACCTTGGTAAGGTATTACTCATTAGATTATCCTTATTGGATTGTTAATTTGGTTTCGATCCTAATCAATGCATTTTTATTCACTTTCATTCCATTTTGGCACATCTTCAAGTGTTATGATCCAGATATCTGTAGGACTAGTACTTTATATGGAGATGGCCCGAGGTCCCTATAGTTGGTTGGATTGACTGAGTGATTGATGTAAATAATAGATTGGCTCTTCCATCCTCCAGTAGTTGTGAGGATCCAGGGAGAGAGCTCCAGGGCTTGGCCATGTGTTGATGTCactgagaggcaggcaggcaggacacCCGGACAGACTGGGATTTCATTGTGACTGAGCATGTGCGGCTGGCTGGTGGTTTCAGTGTTGTGACAGGCCAGGCTGAGGCAGGCGGGTGGCCCGCCCAGGGGAAGCGGTCGATCAGGTCGGTCAGACCTATTTTCTGACTGACTTCCTCTGTGAGGGGGAGATGGGCCGTGTGAGGTGGCACTGACCAGGACAGAGAAGGTGACCCTGGGGAGGGAGTATAGGTACTGTAGGCAGAGCAGCAGGTCAGAACTGAGTCACTGACCAGTCAGTCCACCTAGAGGGAGATAGAGCTTCTAGTAAGCCCATCGTCACTCTGTGTTTGACTCTGTCTGGACACAGGCCTGGTTCTGTTTCAACCCCACACTGAAACCTCTTCAGCAGCAGCCCAATGGTTGAACTTCAGTTAGTATGGCTCTAAAGCACTCTTCACTGGGCTGGCAACCTGGCACTCTCACTAAGCAAACAGTAGATGGGCTCTGCTCTACTCTTCTCTTCCCTGCCTGAATAGTCTTCTCTCATGGCAGTGTGATCCAGCCAGCCAGGTCCACCTAAAGCGCTGTAATGGCTGTATGTGAAAAGGGTTTGCTGGGAATGGTTTTAAACGGTGGAGAGCTCTGAAGAGGCCGACGGTCGGAAAGATATCACCTAACAGCCTGCCGTTAAAAGGTTGACTGTGCTGCGCTGGAATGGAGGTGTCCTATAGTCGGCCCAATTTCAGCTAATCCACCACGCCTGATTGTTTGCTGAAGTGCACATTTGGGGTGGACATTCATTAGTCCTCCACTGGAGGTTTTATACCAtgatttcctttattttggtcTTTTtcaactgtttaaaaaaaataaaaaatacatgggCTATCATTTATAATTTCCCCAAGCTACTGAATCTCATCTACTCTGGCTTAATTTAGACCGTCCTCCCAACATCAGAGTGCATATCCTATTTTTTGGGGACGCTTACAAATAACATGGAGCATCTCAATGTGAAAGCATTATCCAAATTGCAATTGGTAAGTGTTGCGCTAGATTTATTTTGGTACCTCATCTGCAACAGCCTCAGTACCCAGACACAGtctctgccccccctcccccccggcCTGTGCTTTGATGTGGGTTATCAGTGAGCCCCATCGCCCCCGTCCCCCGCCACCCTCCCAGCCCCTCCGTGTCAGCACCTTTTGATGTAGCCTATGTGCACTTCCAAATATCATTTTTAATAAGGAGTCATTATCATTTAGATTTCTTGCTGAATGAGAAGAGTGACCTCTGGTATTtatctggtggggggggggtcatggtgAGGATGTGTGTATTGTGCTGTGGTGGTGGCAGGCAGACAGATATGGCTCATTGACATTAAGCCAAAATGCTTACTATGTGCATTCTGGGAAGATTGGGTGGAAGCCACTTATATGGGGAGCTGTATACGGTGGCAGTCATTCACATCTCTTTTCTGTCTGGTAATCAGAATGTCTTCTCTAGCAGTTCCCAGAGCAAGTCCGTTTGGGTCCAAGCACTCTAGTCTGCATACTAGTAGTTCAATAAATCAGTAGTTATTTAGAACGTACTGTAGATGTAGCTTGTTGGAGAtgcgtgtgtgtacgtacgtgtgTAGTGGTGGGGAGACTTATTATGAAGCTCACCTTCCCTGAATAATGGCATTACAGAGCAGGTTGGGGGACTGGCCTTGGCTGTGTTGGGCTGTGTAAGACAGGGAGGGTAGCAGCTGCGCCCTCATACACAAGGCTCCTCTAATTTGGCAGAGCTCACCATGGACTCCCTCCACCTCGTTGAAGGACAGTCTCAAGAACTAATATCATCCTATTTTTATCAGGCAGTGAGCGAGCAGAGAGAAGTCCCAGGGCCCTGACAGGACAAAGAGCCTCTCCACATGCCTCCCTCTTTAATATCTTTCTGTGGACCAGGTCGCAATTAGCATGTTAATGAAGGGATCTGAAACCTCTAAAGATCAAGACAATAGGAGTCCTTTCTGGGCGCCTGAAGATAACAAATAACCTTTAACGGAAATTACCAGATGAAATGTACAGCGTTTATCGAGTGAAATACTCATTTTTAAGAGTAATCTACGAAACGCTGGCGTTAATCTTTTTCTTTATGCTTTTGAGCCCCATGCCTGCCTCTAGCTTATTTTGGTTAATTACATTGAGGACACTTTATGCTTGTCTCTTTTAAAAAGGCCTTGCGGTTAGCTGCATATTCTCCCTGCCCTACTTGATGTTGGTGCATGCTGGCTAAGCTGTGAGAGGCTCATTTAGGAGCCCTGGTGCTGCAGCTTTGTCACAGCGGTGAGAGATCAAAGAGACCCCTAATACTCAGATTCAGGAAAAAGAATACCAAAATCACACTGGTTTCCTGGGCAGGCCTGGTGTTGGTAGCATTGGGTCAAACTCAAGATAATGAGGAGTGTGTTACAGCCCCTTTTAAACCACACAGATTTTCACACATGTCCATTATGCAGTGGGAAcctgctggactgggctgacccTGTGTAGGAGTAGAGAGTTAGTATTAGTACAGGTGGTAatgtaataatatatgccatttagcagacgcttttatccaaagcgacttagtcatgcggGCAGACATTTTACacatgggtggtcctgggaatcgaacccaccattttggcgttgcaagcgccatgctctaccaactgagctccagAGGTGATAGAGGCAACAACAAGGCCTTGATGCAACGGTCCGATGTGAACAAATAAATGGGTTGATAGACAACCCTGGCAGAGGGCAGGTAGAGGAGTGAGCGTAGGATGGGGTTGGGAGAGGCAACACGGCTGGGTTCAAAGCACCTGTGTGAAGAAGACACTGGAAGGACTGTCCTCTACAGAAAACCCCTGATTCACTGTTCAGTCAGACCAGTTAAGCAGAGGCTTCCTGGAAacgcacgtgtacacacacacacacacacacacacacacacacacacacacacacacacacacacacacacacacacacacacacacacacacacacacacatcagccaGGCCCAGACGATACCCTGCAGCGTCAGCAGCACCCTAGCTCTCCGCATGAACTGCCCCAGgccacagatacagacagacagacaagacagacaggtccagcctctctctactcctctcatcTATCACTCACCTCTCcatttcttcctcctctcctctcccctccccctatctcttctcctcctccccatcttctcttctctcctcctgccaatttcctttcctcctccccatctcctctcctcctccctatcctcaacctccccctccccatctcctcctcctcctctcctcctctcctcctccccataatttctcctcctcccatctcctctccatctcctctcctcctcctccctatctcTTCTACTCCTCCctatctcttctcctcctccccatctcctctcctcctagtctcctctcctctccatctcttgtcctcctctcctcctccccatctcttttcctcctccccatcttctctcctctcctccccatctcctctactcccaatctcctctcctccttcccatctcctctcctcctccctatctcctctcctcctccccatctcctctcctcctcctcctcctcctcctcctcctcctcctcctcctcctcctccctatatcctctcctcctcctccatatctcttctcctccttcccatctcctctcctcctcctccctatctcctctcctctcctccccatctcctctcctcctcctccatctccccatctcccctccccccttctccccatctcctctcctttcctcctccctatctcctctcctccttcctatctcctcttctcctccctccccatctcctctcctcctccctatctcctctcctcctccccatctcatctcctctcctcctcctccctatctcTTCTACTCCTCCctatctcttctcctcctccccatctcctctcctcctagtctcctctccatctcttgtcctcctctcctcctccccatcttctctcctctcctccccctctcctctactcccaatctcctctcctccttcccatctcctctcctcctccccatctcctccctatatcctctcctcctcctccatatctcctctcctcctccccatctcctctcctcctcctccctatctcctctcctccttcccatctcctctcctcctcctccctatctcctctcctcctccccatctcctctcctcctcttccacctccccatctcccttcccccttctccccatctcctctcctttcctcctccctatctcctctcctcctccctatctcttcttctcctccccatctcctctcctccctatctcctctcctcctccccatctcatctcctctcctctcctcctccctatatCCTCCCTAtatcctccccatctcctctcctcctcccaatcttctctcctcctccccatctcctctcctcctcctcctccacatctcctctcctcctccccatctcctctcctcctcctcctcctccacatctcctctcctcctccacatctcctctcctcctcctcctcctcctccacatctcctctcctcctccacatctcctctcctcctccacatctcctctcctcctcctccacatctcctctcctcctccccatctcctctcctcctcctcctcctccacatctcctcttctcctccacatctcctctcctcctccacatctcctctcctcctcctcctccacatctcctctcctcctcctcctccacatctcctctcctcctccccatctcctctatctcttcctgtctcttaCTACTAGCTCAGTGTTGTCCTCTTTATTCTCTCTGTCAGTCCATGCCAGTTGAATGGATTTCTAATATCTGTGCATGGACATGGTTGTGTGTATGACTCTGTGCTTATAAGAAATAACCTTTAACCTTTGGTAACCTTGTTCATATCAATCAGGGTACATAATGTAGTTATTATACAAAATGTACATTgcatgcgtgtgtgagagaggggtTTGTACACCAATATTTTCCATGGAACTGAATTCTTCAAATATCTTTCCAGTTTAGCCCTGGCAGGTAAGACCTCACATAGATGTCAGGCGAGGTAAAGCTGCCCCTGTAATATTGCTAGGAGGCGGGAATAAAACGGTGTGAATTATCTGTCAAAGCATCAGCCCAGTGAGCTGTGTGGCCAGTTCATTAAACTGCTGACAGTACCATTAATATTAGTGTGCCTTTAAAACCCCAGCATCAAATCAGAACCACCCAGGGAGATGTGAGGTGGTTCAGCTTTTAGAGGGGAGTGATCTGAATTGTAATGGGCTGTAGGAGGATAGGTGGTGGAGGTCTATAATAAAGTCTCTTTTAAAACCTCTTTTTGGAAATGGGATTTATATGGCACTGCTGGCATTATAGAAAGCAAACCTTAGAAAACTGGTGAGATGGACATGTCATGAATGAATGTTTATCATCATGCCAAGCATTAGGCTAAAATGTCCCTGATGCATAACTTCTTGCCTAATTAGGATTTTGAAGAAAAAAACTCCTGGACTTTCCATCACATTTAGACACTGTGTGTATTTGGTAGTTGCCACATAATATTTTTTCTGTGATACAAATTTCCAGTAAACTAATTGATGATAGCCTCGTAGTGTGCATTCTCTTGCAGTAACCTGTACCAAAAGATAGCTTATTCTTGTTTGCTTTTGCTTTTCCTATTTGGTGCGAGAACCAGCAAACTTTTAGGACATGGAGATTACCAAGATGGTATGCTGCGCGTATACAGAACGAAATGCATTTTTCGTGTGGAAAACAGGACAGAAATGTGTTGCTTTGATGTTAGCCATAAAaccattttttctttttttaaggaTGAATactttggatgtacacagagtgGTGTGACAGTTGTAGAGCGCCCTCACCGTTGCTGTCCAGCAGTGCCTGGGTCCACACATTTACCATATACCCTCCCACCACTCTGTCTTCCAGAGTAGCTTTTATTCTcctcagaggagggagagatgcctCTTGTTCTCTTTAAGACAGATTTTTAATACTGTTCCTCTCCGACTACATTTGTAGAGAGCAAATGCTTTAATGAAATATGGGacaaacactatacacatcatGTTTTTCATCTGTAGTAGTATAGCCTTGAAATGGACTCTACCGCACTAAAAAAAACTGCCCGTTGATTTCAAAATATTTATTCCATCTAGTATCTTGGTGAATTTACATGAAATTAAAGTCATGACATCCATTTGATAAGCAACTGAGGAGTATATAATTGGGACATTCAGGGAAAATGACATCTTAATTATATTCGCTGACACTTACCATGCAGTGTCAATTGGCTGGTAATAAAGAACAGGACATGCATTTTATCTGTGTAGCATTGTTTGATTACAAATCTGTCTGTTGGGTAACTTGGGTTAATTGAGTTTATGAAATTAGAAGTTTTCTTCATGAATTCAAATGTTTCCTTTCTTACATCTTGAAGTTCTCAACACTGTCAGTTGTATTGTATAGTAAGCATTGTGTATAGCAGGATTTGATGCATGTATTGTGTTGAGGTCAGCTATTGTACTGTGATGTACAGTTTCATCTTCCAAAGCCTATTGAATTGTGACACATTTGCTTCTGGGTGACTGGCCTTGCTTTCGTCTACACTGTGACTCTCAATAACAGAGGCTAATGTGGCTATGGGAAATGGATTCAAAACTAACCCAGCAACAAGCAGCAGTGGAGCTAAGCTTTTCTGGGAAATTGATATGTACTGTATCTTCTGTcacaaaaatgtaatattgtaccTGAAATTGTGTGGTAGGAGATGTGCCTCTCTTGATAGTTCGACATGTGAGTGCAAACTGTATTGTATTTTGTGTTTTACTGTAATAGATGACTTTGATGTTCAGTTGCTTCTGGGGACTTTCAATAGGCTTTGTGTTTTAGTTTAGTGCTGCAGACTTCCAATTATATGTAAATGCATCCCTGtttctttccttccctccttGAAATAATCACTTATCTGACATGTTCTGACATGACTTGATTGGCAAAAATAATAGTGGAATCCTTGCTTTCACCTAATCTACTGTGAAATTGGTGATTACCTCAAGGAAAgctggatggatggaaggaaaggaggaggaaaggaaggaggtaAACATATATCAAATCAGGCCTGTGTTTATCTTGTATCAGGTGGAGGAGCGTGAAGCCCAGGTCCAGGAGCTGCAGGACACCATCACAGAGCTGCACCAGGAGATGACCAGGAAGGACCAGGACACGCTGACACAGCTGCAGGACACCATCACAGAGCTGCACCAGGAGATGACCAGGAAGTACCAGGACACGCTGACACAGCTGCAGGACACCATCACAGAGCTGCACCAAGAGATGACCAGGAAGGACCAGGACACGCTGACACAGCTGCAGGACACCATCACAGAGCTGCACCAGGAGATGACCAGGAAGTACCAGGACACGCTGACACAGCTGCAGGACACCATCACAGAGCTGCACCAGGAGATGACCAGGAAGGACCAGGACACGCTGACACAGCTGCAGGACACCATCACAGAGCTGCACCAGGAGATGACCAGGAAGTACCAGGACACGCTGACACAGCTGCAGGACACCATCACAGAGCTGCACCAGGAGATGACCAGGAAGGACCAGGACACGCTGACACAGCTGCAGGACACCATCACAGAGCTGCACCAGGAGATGACCAGGAAGTACCAGGACACGCTGACACAGCTGCAGGACACCATCACAGAGCTGCACCAGGAGATGACCAGGAAGGACCAGGACACGCTGACACAGCTGCAGGACACCATCACAGAGCTGCACCAGGAGATGACCAGGAAGTACCAGGACACGCTGACACAGCTGCAGGACACCATCACAGAGCTGCACCAGGAGATGACCAGGAAGGACCAGGACACGCTGACACAGCTGCAGGACACCATCACAGAGCTGCACCAGGAGATGACCAGGAAGTACCAGGACACGCTGACACAGCTGCAGGACACCATCACAGAGCTGCACCAGGAGAAGGACCAGGACACGCTGACACAGCTGCAGGACACCATCACAGAGCTGCACCAGGAGATGACCAGGAAGTACCAGGACACGCTGACACAGCTGCAGGACACCATCACAGAGCTGCACCAGGAGATGACCAGGAAGTACCAGGACACGCTGACACAGCTGCAGGACACCATCACAGAGCTGCACCAGGAGATGACCAGGAAGGACCAGGACACGCTGA
This region of Salmo trutta chromosome 29, fSalTru1.1, whole genome shotgun sequence genomic DNA includes:
- the LOC115167264 gene encoding putative leucine-rich repeat-containing protein DDB_G0290503, with amino-acid sequence MTRKDQDTLTQLQDTITELHQEMTRKYQDTLTQLQDTITELHQEMTRKDQDTLTQLQDTITELHQEMTRKYQDTLTQLQDTITELHQEMTRKDQDTLTQLQDTITELHQEMTRKYQDTLTQLQDTITELHQEMTRKDQDTLTQLQDTITELHQEMTRKYQDTLTQLQDTITELHQEMTRKDQDTLTQLQDTITELHQEMTRKYQDTLTQLQDTITELHQEMTRKDQDTLTQLQDTITELHQEMTRKYQDTLTQLQDTITELHQEKDQDTLTQLQDTITELHQEMTRKYQDTLTQLQDTITELHQEMTRKYQDTLTQLQDTITELHQEMTRKDQDTLTQLQDTITELHQEMTRKDQDTLTQLQELHQLESRVKQLTDQVRSSEETIGQLRQEVAVRVGISSATLSGDVSTAGKVG